The following proteins are encoded in a genomic region of Aliiroseovarius sp. F47248L:
- a CDS encoding GatB/YqeY domain-containing protein encodes MDMRNRVNDALKTAMKNKDAARLSTLRLISAAIKDRDIAMRGTGEEVEITDADVLAILGKMVKQRQESARAYEEGGRLELAEKERSEIVVIEEFLPKQLSEEETDAAVAEAITEVGADSIRDMGKVMGALKAKFTGQMDFGKVGPMVKEKLG; translated from the coding sequence ATGGACATGCGCAACCGGGTAAATGACGCCCTGAAGACGGCGATGAAAAACAAGGATGCGGCGCGGTTATCGACGCTTCGCTTGATCAGCGCTGCGATCAAGGATCGCGATATTGCCATGCGTGGTACGGGCGAAGAGGTTGAAATCACGGACGCCGACGTTTTGGCCATTCTGGGTAAGATGGTAAAGCAACGGCAGGAAAGCGCGCGAGCCTATGAAGAAGGCGGGCGGCTTGAATTGGCCGAGAAGGAGCGCTCAGAAATCGTCGTGATCGAAGAGTTTTTGCCAAAACAACTGTCCGAAGAAGAAACGGACGCCGCTGTGGCCGAAGCTATTACCGAAGTCGGTGCTGACAGCATTCGGGATATGGGCAAGGTCATGGGCGCGTTGAAAGCGAAATTCACCGGACAGATGGATTTTGGTAAAGTCGGGCCAATGGTGAAAGAAAAGCTGGGGTAA
- a CDS encoding GNAT family N-acetyltransferase translates to MLKIERARFPQDTQIVAKLFLGYIAFLFERSPEERENIQKKYDPNKIDDLVTGFAQIHARPHGDLLIAYQDGKAVGCGMMRRMEESVAEIQRVFVTHEARGLGAGELLTLALMEQARKDGHKIVRLDTGRALVEASGLYEKLGFKERTPYHQETPYLDHLIRYYERPL, encoded by the coding sequence ATGCTGAAGATCGAACGCGCCAGATTTCCACAAGATACGCAAATCGTTGCGAAACTGTTTCTTGGCTACATCGCTTTTCTGTTCGAAAGATCGCCGGAAGAACGAGAGAACATCCAGAAGAAATACGACCCGAACAAGATTGACGATCTGGTGACGGGGTTTGCACAGATCCATGCCCGTCCACACGGTGATCTGCTTATCGCATATCAGGATGGCAAAGCGGTTGGCTGTGGCATGATGCGCAGGATGGAAGAAAGCGTGGCCGAGATTCAGCGTGTCTTCGTCACACATGAAGCGCGCGGGCTTGGGGCTGGAGAGTTGCTGACTTTGGCGCTGATGGAGCAGGCCCGGAAGGATGGACATAAAATCGTCCGCCTCGACACTGGCCGCGCCTTGGTTGAAGCGTCAGGCCTGTACGAGAAGCTGGGCTTCAAGGAACGCACACCCTATCATCAAGAAACACCTTATCTGGATCATCTGATAAGGTATTACGAGCGACCACTTTAG
- a CDS encoding DUF2244 domain-containing protein — MPYEWMPVDAPGGPKAELHIWPFRSLPRRGFVWIMGLGFSLMLIPLLALLGTATLWWLLPFALGAMGALWFFIEKSYKDGEILEELLIWSDRITLTRHGPGRNVQHWEANTYWVTVEMHKKGGPIPNYVTLKGNNREVEIGAFLSEKERPKLYEELCEALLRAKSYG, encoded by the coding sequence ATGCCATACGAGTGGATGCCAGTCGACGCCCCCGGGGGCCCAAAAGCAGAGCTGCACATATGGCCGTTCCGATCCCTGCCGCGTCGCGGATTTGTATGGATCATGGGGCTGGGCTTTTCGCTGATGCTGATCCCACTTCTGGCTCTGTTAGGCACGGCAACGCTGTGGTGGCTGCTGCCGTTTGCATTGGGAGCCATGGGGGCTCTGTGGTTCTTCATCGAGAAAAGCTACAAGGACGGCGAAATTCTGGAAGAACTGCTGATCTGGTCGGATCGAATTACCCTGACCCGGCACGGCCCGGGGCGAAATGTCCAGCATTGGGAAGCGAACACATATTGGGTCACAGTCGAAATGCACAAGAAAGGAGGACCTATCCCAAACTATGTGACACTGAAAGGAAACAACCGTGAGGTCGAGATTGGTGCGTTCCTCTCTGAAAAAGAGCGTCCAAAACTGTATGAAGAACTATGCGAGGCTCTGCTACGTGCCAAATCATATGGCTAG
- a CDS encoding cytochrome c oxidase subunit 1 yields the protein MADAAIHDHDHHDDRGFFTRWFMSTNHKDIGILYLFLAGLTGFISVSFTVYMRLELMEPGVQYMCLEGARFIADAAAECTPNGHLWNVMITYHGVLMMFFVVIPALFGGFGNYFMPLQIGAPDMSFPRMNNLSFWLYATGVALGVASLLAPGGNDQLGSGVGWVLYPPLSTTEGGYSMDLAIFAVHVSGASSILGAINIITTFLNMRAPGMTLFKVPLFAWSIFVTAWLILLSLPVLAGAITMLLIDRNFGGTFFDPSGGGDPILYQHILWFFGHPEVYIVILPGFGLISHVIGTFARKPIFGYMPMVWALIAIGFIGFVVWAHHMYTVGMSLTQQSYFMLATMVIAVPTGVKIFSWIATLWGGSIEFKTPMLFAMGFLFLFTVGGVTGVVLSQAGVDRVYHDTYYVVAHFHYVMSIGAVMCIFAGIYYWIGKMSGRQYPEWAGKIHFWTFFIGVNLTFFPQHFLGRQGMPRRYIDYPEAFAYWNKISSYGAFLSFASFVFFIGIVFYTLFKGKRVTENNYWNEYADTLEWTLPSPPPEHTFEILPKQEEWDKGHSH from the coding sequence ATGGCGGACGCAGCCATTCACGACCATGACCACCACGATGATCGCGGGTTCTTTACCCGGTGGTTCATGTCGACCAACCACAAAGATATCGGGATCCTGTATCTGTTTCTGGCCGGACTGACGGGTTTCATTTCGGTCAGCTTCACCGTTTACATGCGGCTTGAGTTGATGGAACCCGGTGTTCAATACATGTGTCTTGAAGGTGCGCGTTTCATTGCAGACGCCGCCGCAGAGTGCACGCCCAACGGCCACCTCTGGAACGTGATGATCACCTATCACGGCGTTCTGATGATGTTCTTCGTGGTCATCCCTGCCCTGTTCGGCGGGTTCGGTAACTATTTCATGCCGCTGCAAATTGGTGCACCGGATATGTCCTTCCCGCGGATGAACAACCTATCGTTCTGGCTTTACGCCACGGGTGTGGCTCTTGGCGTGGCTTCGCTGCTGGCGCCGGGTGGAAATGACCAACTTGGGTCTGGTGTCGGTTGGGTTCTGTATCCGCCGCTGTCCACGACAGAAGGTGGGTATTCGATGGACCTTGCGATCTTCGCGGTTCACGTGTCGGGTGCCTCGTCGATCCTGGGTGCGATCAACATCATCACAACATTCCTGAACATGCGTGCCCCTGGCATGACGCTGTTCAAAGTGCCTCTGTTCGCGTGGTCGATCTTTGTAACGGCATGGCTGATCCTTCTTTCGCTGCCGGTTCTGGCAGGCGCAATCACCATGCTGTTGATCGACCGTAACTTCGGCGGGACGTTCTTTGACCCGTCAGGTGGCGGCGACCCGATCCTGTATCAGCACATCCTGTGGTTCTTTGGACACCCGGAAGTGTATATCGTGATCCTGCCCGGCTTCGGTTTGATCAGCCACGTGATCGGTACATTCGCCCGCAAACCGATCTTCGGCTACATGCCGATGGTCTGGGCCTTGATCGCTATTGGCTTCATCGGCTTCGTCGTGTGGGCGCACCACATGTACACCGTTGGCATGTCGCTGACCCAGCAGTCCTATTTCATGCTGGCCACGATGGTCATTGCGGTGCCGACAGGCGTTAAGATCTTCTCATGGATCGCGACGCTCTGGGGCGGCTCGATCGAGTTCAAGACACCGATGCTGTTTGCTATGGGCTTCTTGTTCCTGTTCACCGTGGGTGGTGTGACGGGCGTCGTGCTGTCGCAAGCAGGTGTCGACCGCGTCTATCACGACACCTATTACGTTGTGGCACACTTCCACTATGTGATGTCGATTGGTGCGGTGATGTGTATCTTTGCAGGCATCTATTACTGGATCGGAAAAATGTCCGGTCGCCAGTACCCTGAATGGGCCGGCAAGATCCACTTCTGGACCTTCTTCATCGGTGTGAACCTGACCTTCTTCCCGCAACACTTCCTAGGCCGCCAAGGCATGCCCCGTCGTTACATCGACTACCCGGAAGCATTTGCCTACTGGAACAAGATCAGCTCTTACGGTGCGTTCCTGTCTTTCGCGTCATTCGTGTTCTTCATTGGCATCGTGTTTTACACGCTGTTCAAGGGCAAACGCGTGACCGAAAACAACTACTGGAACGAATATGCGGACACGCTGGAATGGACCCTGCCCAGCCCACCGCCCGAACATACCTTTGAAATCCTGCCCAAGCAGGAAGAATGGGACAAAGGTCATTCGCACTAA
- a CDS encoding cytochrome C — translation MKTILSSAAMILALSGTAFAEGDVAKGEKDFKKCKSCHGIVDDSGEALFKGGKTGPNLYGVVGRQAGTVEDFKYGDSIVAAGEAGLVWTEELLMEYIKDPKGFLKEHTGDSAAKSKMTFKWGKPEDIVAFLATFSPEMSGEGEATESEATESDSTTTN, via the coding sequence ATGAAGACGATTCTCTCTTCCGCAGCTATGATTCTTGCTCTTTCGGGCACAGCCTTCGCAGAAGGCGACGTCGCCAAAGGCGAAAAAGATTTCAAAAAATGCAAATCGTGCCACGGCATTGTCGATGACAGCGGCGAAGCACTGTTCAAAGGCGGTAAGACCGGCCCGAACCTTTACGGTGTAGTTGGCCGCCAGGCTGGCACCGTTGAAGATTTCAAATACGGCGATTCCATTGTTGCTGCAGGCGAAGCCGGTTTGGTTTGGACCGAAGAACTGCTGATGGAGTACATCAAGGATCCCAAAGGTTTCTTGAAAGAACACACCGGTGATTCCGCAGCCAAGTCGAAGATGACCTTCAAATGGGGCAAGCCCGAAGACATCGTTGCCTTCCTCGCCACCTTCTCGCCTGAAATGTCGGGCGAAGGTGAGGCCACTGAAAGTGAAGCGACTGAAAGCGATTCGACCACCACCAACTAA
- the lipB gene encoding lipoyl(octanoyl) transferase LipB, translated as MKPMKALPDMPPVRWETAETLVDYTAAVARMEAHVDAMARGEAGEMIWLLEHPPLYTAGTSADPKDLVTPDRFPVHSSKRGGQYTYHGPGQRVAYVMLDVGKRGRDVRAFVGALEEWVIDTLAEFNVTGERREGRVGVWVVRDDKPKTALGQSPEDKIAAIGVRLRKWVSFHGISINVEPDLEHFSGIVPCGISEHGVTSLVDLSLPVTMDDVDNALRRCFDKVFGPAGKN; from the coding sequence ATGAAGCCTATGAAAGCCTTACCAGATATGCCCCCTGTCAGATGGGAAACAGCCGAAACATTGGTCGACTACACAGCCGCCGTTGCGCGTATGGAAGCACATGTCGATGCCATGGCGCGTGGTGAGGCGGGCGAGATGATCTGGCTTCTGGAACATCCGCCACTTTACACAGCAGGCACATCTGCCGACCCGAAAGACCTTGTGACACCTGACCGGTTTCCAGTCCACTCGTCAAAGCGGGGCGGACAATACACATATCATGGACCGGGCCAACGCGTTGCTTATGTGATGCTGGATGTGGGCAAGCGCGGACGCGATGTGCGCGCATTCGTTGGTGCGCTTGAAGAATGGGTCATCGACACGCTTGCCGAATTCAACGTCACCGGTGAGCGGCGCGAAGGCCGTGTCGGCGTCTGGGTCGTGCGTGATGACAAGCCCAAAACCGCTTTGGGCCAATCGCCCGAGGACAAGATCGCTGCCATCGGAGTGCGCCTGCGCAAATGGGTAAGCTTCCACGGGATCTCGATCAATGTTGAACCGGACCTGGAACATTTTTCGGGCATTGTGCCGTGCGGCATCTCTGAACACGGCGTGACCAGCCTTGTAGATCTGAGTTTGCCTGTCACCATGGATGATGTGGACAATGCCTTGCGTCGATGTTTTGATAAGGTCTTCGGCCCTGCCGGCAAAAACTAG
- a CDS encoding glycerate kinase — MLDPDDKAFLTDLFDAAITAANAETVLRGNLPEKPKGKTVVVGAGKGVAQLAAAFEELWGEPVEGVVVTRYGYATPCQNIRVLEAAHPVPDAAGLVAAVALLDSVSGLGADDLVVALITGGGSALLPAPPDGMTLEDEQQLNDALLASGAPISVMNAIRKHVSRIKGGRLAMAAFPAQVVSLIVSDVPGDVPSQVASGPTVPDDADQAQALAAISSWNIDVPVHIVEHIRTNPAPSPSDPAFGGHQVDVVASARLSLEAAAARARVLGIPAVLLSDAIEGEAREVAKMHGAMTREVLMRNQPFSAPCVLLSGGETTVTLKGAGRGGRNTEFLLSLAITCDGLTGFTALAADTDGIDGSEDNAGAFIDGQTAGRLRTLGHDPSALLAQNDAWAAFDALGDLFSPGPTGTNVNDFRAILIK; from the coding sequence ATGCTTGATCCTGATGACAAAGCCTTTCTGACAGATCTGTTCGATGCGGCCATCACCGCTGCAAACGCAGAAACAGTTCTGCGGGGAAATTTGCCGGAGAAACCGAAGGGTAAAACCGTGGTGGTCGGTGCGGGTAAAGGCGTCGCGCAACTGGCAGCAGCATTTGAAGAGCTATGGGGCGAGCCGGTCGAGGGCGTCGTTGTTACGCGTTACGGTTACGCTACGCCATGTCAGAACATACGTGTTTTGGAAGCCGCACACCCCGTGCCCGATGCCGCTGGGCTTGTGGCCGCGGTCGCGTTGTTAGATTCGGTCAGCGGGTTGGGTGCGGACGATCTTGTCGTCGCACTGATCACGGGGGGTGGATCTGCATTACTTCCTGCGCCACCCGACGGGATGACGCTTGAAGATGAGCAGCAACTGAACGATGCGCTGTTGGCGTCTGGGGCACCGATTTCGGTGATGAATGCGATCCGTAAGCATGTGTCACGGATAAAAGGTGGACGATTGGCTATGGCCGCCTTTCCCGCCCAGGTCGTCAGTCTGATCGTATCTGATGTGCCCGGCGATGTCCCGTCGCAGGTCGCATCTGGTCCAACGGTTCCCGACGACGCAGATCAAGCGCAGGCGCTTGCAGCGATTTCGTCGTGGAACATTGATGTGCCCGTTCATATCGTGGAGCATATACGGACCAATCCAGCACCGTCGCCGTCAGACCCCGCCTTTGGTGGCCATCAGGTGGACGTTGTCGCTTCGGCGCGCCTGAGCCTTGAAGCCGCTGCTGCACGGGCGCGGGTGCTGGGCATTCCCGCAGTTCTTCTGTCTGACGCAATAGAAGGAGAGGCGCGTGAGGTGGCGAAGATGCACGGCGCTATGACGCGTGAGGTGTTGATGCGCAATCAACCGTTCAGTGCCCCCTGCGTTTTGCTGTCAGGCGGCGAAACGACTGTAACATTGAAAGGTGCCGGGCGCGGAGGCCGAAATACTGAGTTCCTTCTGTCGCTGGCAATCACATGCGATGGCCTGACTGGGTTCACTGCCCTAGCGGCAGATACCGACGGGATTGACGGATCAGAAGACAACGCTGGGGCGTTTATTGATGGCCAGACTGCCGGACGGCTTCGAACTTTGGGTCACGACCCGTCTGCCCTGTTGGCACAAAATGACGCGTGGGCGGCATTCGATGCGTTGGGTGATCTGTTCTCACCAGGGCCGACAGGCACCAATGTCAATGATTTCCGGGCGATTCTTATCAAATAG
- a CDS encoding NAD(P)H-dependent oxidoreductase — translation MTHILRIDSSARADGSISRALADKVIAKYSDATVTTRDLAQGVPHLTAAWTAATFTPPEARTEDDNAALDLSDQIVAEVQQAELIVISAATYNFSIPSTLKAWIDQLARAGVTFRYREDGTPEGLLTGKRVIVVTASAGTPVGAPHDFATPYLKFILGFLGMTDVDFISATGPDGLSEADASIEKLAA, via the coding sequence ATGACACATATCCTTCGCATCGACAGTTCCGCCCGGGCGGACGGTTCAATCTCTCGCGCACTGGCTGATAAAGTGATCGCCAAGTACTCCGACGCCACCGTCACCACACGTGATCTGGCGCAGGGCGTACCGCATCTGACGGCTGCATGGACCGCCGCCACCTTCACCCCACCCGAAGCGCGGACGGAAGATGACAACGCAGCACTGGACCTGTCAGATCAGATTGTGGCCGAAGTTCAGCAAGCCGAGCTGATCGTGATATCTGCGGCGACCTATAACTTTTCGATCCCGTCCACATTGAAGGCATGGATTGATCAACTGGCTCGCGCAGGCGTCACATTTCGCTATCGCGAAGACGGCACACCCGAAGGTCTTTTGACCGGAAAGCGTGTGATTGTTGTGACCGCCTCTGCTGGAACTCCGGTTGGCGCGCCACATGATTTTGCAACACCCTATCTGAAATTTATTCTCGGCTTCTTGGGCATGACAGATGTTGATTTCATCTCGGCAACCGGGCCGGATGGTCTTTCTGAAGCGGATGCCAGTATCGAAAAACTGGCAGCATGA
- a CDS encoding LysR family transcriptional regulator: MNHWDEIRTAYHVARAGTVSGAAAVLGIHHATVIRHIDAIEARLGVKLFQRHARGYSPTEAGSDLARIAQVTEDQFTQLEGRLKGQGDDVTGDLVITALPGFSARLAPVLTEFQSRYPGLRVRLLTGPRIFKLEYGEAHVAIRAGTAPQEPDNVVQPFLNVGIGLYAAQSYIDKHGLPTEETLADHHFIGTGDLNSRAPFMQWLAQNIPAENVRFQVSDDFAMHEALIAGAGLGFAVRGALGGLVEVVPPKEEWISHLWLVTHVDLHRSTKVQAILTQLKTAARQWAKEDVGLSLP; the protein is encoded by the coding sequence ATGAACCACTGGGACGAAATCCGAACAGCTTATCATGTCGCGCGGGCAGGCACGGTCAGTGGAGCAGCAGCAGTGTTGGGCATCCATCATGCAACGGTCATTCGTCATATTGATGCCATTGAAGCCCGGCTTGGCGTCAAACTGTTTCAACGCCACGCACGCGGCTATTCGCCGACCGAGGCGGGATCCGATCTTGCGCGGATTGCACAAGTGACCGAAGACCAGTTCACCCAACTTGAGGGACGATTGAAGGGGCAGGGCGATGACGTCACCGGCGATCTGGTGATCACCGCTCTGCCGGGGTTCTCAGCTCGGCTCGCGCCAGTGTTGACCGAGTTTCAATCCCGCTATCCCGGATTGCGTGTGCGGCTTTTGACCGGCCCAAGGATTTTCAAACTCGAATATGGCGAGGCACATGTCGCGATCCGTGCCGGAACGGCGCCGCAAGAACCTGACAATGTGGTCCAGCCGTTTCTGAATGTGGGCATTGGCCTCTATGCTGCGCAATCCTATATCGACAAGCACGGTTTGCCGACCGAAGAGACATTGGCCGATCATCATTTCATCGGAACGGGTGATCTGAACTCCCGCGCGCCGTTCATGCAATGGCTTGCACAGAACATTCCGGCCGAGAATGTGCGGTTTCAAGTGTCCGACGATTTTGCAATGCACGAGGCATTGATCGCTGGGGCAGGGTTAGGTTTTGCGGTGCGAGGCGCATTGGGCGGACTGGTTGAGGTCGTGCCCCCTAAAGAAGAGTGGATATCGCATCTTTGGCTGGTGACACATGTTGACCTTCATCGGTCGACAAAAGTGCAGGCCATTCTGACGCAGCTTAAAACCGCTGCTCGGCAATGGGCGAAGGAAGACGTGGGCTTGTCCTTGCCTTAA
- a CDS encoding metalloregulator ArsR/SmtB family transcription factor yields MNTRLDLAFAALSDPTRRAILTMLLEDDMAVTDVAEPFEMSLAAISKHLTILTRAGLISQEKRGRVKWCKLEPDALREASIWMQGFGQFEPVNLDAFERFLETELRDEQTS; encoded by the coding sequence ATGAACACTCGTCTTGATCTTGCCTTTGCCGCACTGTCCGACCCGACCCGACGCGCCATTCTGACCATGCTTCTTGAAGATGACATGGCGGTCACCGATGTCGCAGAGCCGTTTGAAATGTCGCTGGCCGCAATCTCAAAGCACCTGACAATCCTGACCCGCGCCGGGTTGATCAGCCAGGAAAAGCGAGGACGGGTGAAGTGGTGCAAACTGGAACCGGATGCCCTGCGCGAAGCATCGATCTGGATGCAGGGGTTTGGGCAGTTTGAGCCTGTGAACCTTGACGCGTTTGAGCGGTTTCTTGAAACCGAACTACGCGACGAACAAACCAGTTAA
- a CDS encoding AtpZ/AtpI family protein — MSNEPDRERLQQLEARLKEAKGEEKQKKTGDEAYNQASFAWQMVIELTVGLLIGFGIGYGLDGLFGTKPIFMVLFMMLGFAAGMKVMLSTAAQMQKKAEDAQNAQNAAEEEGNGRG; from the coding sequence TTGTCCAACGAACCCGATCGCGAGCGCCTACAGCAGCTCGAGGCGCGCCTGAAAGAGGCGAAGGGTGAGGAGAAGCAGAAAAAAACCGGGGACGAGGCCTATAACCAGGCGTCCTTCGCCTGGCAGATGGTCATAGAGCTTACGGTCGGTCTGTTGATCGGCTTTGGCATCGGATACGGGTTAGACGGGCTGTTTGGCACAAAACCCATCTTCATGGTGCTGTTTATGATGTTGGGTTTTGCGGCAGGCATGAAGGTCATGCTTTCGACTGCAGCCCAGATGCAGAAAAAAGCGGAAGACGCGCAAAACGCGCAGAATGCCGCAGAAGAAGAGGGTAACGGACGTGGCTGA
- a CDS encoding F0F1 ATP synthase subunit A, with the protein MIKIAFFVVLALVLLSGLIFAPEHPGLAIHPMDQFEIKPLFGGDHLGTFTPTNQTLWMVIAIVGIVLLLVVGSRGRAIVPTRGQSVAELAYGFVYKMVEDVAGKDAVKYFPGIMTLFMFIVFANFLGLIPTSFTATSHIAVTAVLALIVFVFVTVLGFVKNGVGFLGLFWVSAAPLPLRPVLAIIEIISYFVRPVSHSIRLAGNMMAGHAVIKVFAGFAAALGLFGFLPILAIAAFYALEVLVAFIQAYVFSILTCVYLKDALHPSH; encoded by the coding sequence ATCATCAAGATTGCATTCTTTGTTGTTCTGGCCTTGGTGCTTCTGTCGGGCCTGATTTTTGCACCCGAGCATCCGGGTCTGGCCATTCATCCGATGGATCAGTTCGAGATCAAACCGCTGTTCGGTGGTGACCATCTTGGCACCTTTACACCGACCAACCAGACTCTTTGGATGGTTATAGCGATCGTCGGCATTGTGCTGCTTCTGGTGGTCGGGTCGCGTGGCCGCGCTATTGTGCCAACGCGAGGGCAATCGGTTGCTGAACTGGCCTATGGCTTCGTCTACAAAATGGTTGAAGACGTGGCAGGCAAAGACGCCGTCAAATACTTCCCCGGTATCATGACATTGTTCATGTTTATCGTGTTCGCCAACTTCCTTGGTCTGATCCCGACCAGCTTTACCGCCACCAGCCACATCGCTGTTACCGCGGTGCTGGCCTTGATCGTGTTCGTTTTCGTGACCGTGCTGGGCTTCGTCAAGAACGGCGTTGGTTTTCTTGGACTGTTCTGGGTTTCGGCCGCACCGTTGCCGCTGCGCCCGGTTCTAGCCATCATCGAGATCATTTCCTATTTCGTGCGCCCCGTCAGCCACTCCATTCGTTTGGCAGGCAACATGATGGCCGGCCACGCGGTGATCAAGGTTTTCGCCGGCTTTGCCGCAGCTCTGGGGCTGTTCGGCTTCCTGCCAATCCTCGCAATCGCAGCGTTCTATGCGCTCGAAGTGCTCGTAGCCTTCATCCAGGCCTACGTGTTCTCGATCCTGACCTGCGTATATCTGAAAGACGCTCTGCATCCGTCGCACTAA
- a CDS encoding F0F1 ATP synthase subunit C, whose protein sequence is MEGNIAQMGQFIGAGLAAIGSGAAAIGVGHVAGNFLAGALRNPSAAAAQTATLFIGIAFAEALGIFSFLVALLLMFAV, encoded by the coding sequence ATGGAAGGCAATATCGCTCAAATGGGTCAATTCATCGGTGCAGGTCTGGCAGCTATCGGTTCGGGTGCCGCCGCTATCGGTGTGGGCCACGTTGCTGGTAACTTCCTGGCCGGTGCTCTGCGCAACCCGTCGGCAGCTGCCGCACAAACCGCGACCCTGTTCATCGGTATCGCATTTGCAGAAGCCCTGGGCATCTTCTCGTTCCTGGTTGCTCTGCTGCTGATGTTTGCTGTCTAA
- a CDS encoding F0F1 ATP synthase subunit B', translating into MASNTQQTADGAHGGAEAAGMPQLDFSTFGNQIFWLVVTLVVIYLVLTKVALPRIEAVLAERRGTITSDLAAAEELKQKAVEAEDAYNKALADARAEANKIVAEARADIQGEVDAAAAKADAEIAAKAAESEAAIAEIRAGAVDSVKAVAKDTAKEILASLGYKADAKSITAAVTSRMKG; encoded by the coding sequence ATGGCAAGTAATACGCAACAGACCGCGGACGGTGCACATGGTGGCGCAGAAGCCGCCGGCATGCCGCAACTGGACTTCTCGACCTTCGGGAACCAGATTTTCTGGCTCGTTGTCACGCTGGTCGTAATCTATCTGGTCCTGACAAAGGTCGCATTGCCCCGGATTGAGGCTGTGCTGGCGGAACGTCGGGGCACGATCACTAGTGATCTGGCAGCCGCTGAAGAGCTGAAGCAGAAAGCTGTTGAAGCTGAAGACGCTTACAACAAGGCGCTGGCCGACGCTCGTGCAGAAGCAAACAAGATTGTTGCAGAAGCACGCGCCGATATTCAGGGCGAGGTTGATGCCGCTGCCGCCAAGGCAGACGCAGAGATTGCGGCCAAGGCTGCCGAAAGTGAAGCCGCGATTGCGGAAATTCGCGCCGGTGCCGTGGACAGTGTGAAAGCTGTAGCCAAGGATACAGCGAAGGAAATTCTCGCTTCTTTGGGTTACAAAGCTGATGCCAAATCTATCACCGCTGCGGTGACATCGCGGATGAAAGGGTAA
- a CDS encoding ATP F0F1 synthase subunit B (produces ATP from ADP in the presence of a proton gradient across the membrane; subunit B is part of the membrane proton channel.), with protein MKTFTLAPLFSVIAMPAFAAGDTGWADLANTNTVVMLAFLLFITFLGYMGIHNMLGSQLDNRADGIKSELEEARALREEAQTILASYERKQKEVAKQADRIVAHAKEEAANAAAAAKEDLKASIARRLAAAEDQIVSAQSAAVKEVRDTAAQVAVAAARDVIAKQMTATEGNSLIDDAIKTVEAKLH; from the coding sequence ATGAAGACATTTACTCTTGCTCCGCTGTTCTCCGTAATCGCCATGCCTGCATTTGCAGCAGGTGATACGGGGTGGGCCGATCTGGCCAACACCAACACCGTCGTGATGCTGGCGTTCCTGCTGTTCATCACCTTCTTGGGCTATATGGGCATTCACAATATGCTTGGCTCTCAGCTGGACAACCGTGCAGACGGCATCAAGTCCGAATTGGAAGAGGCGCGCGCCTTGCGGGAAGAGGCGCAGACCATTCTGGCGTCCTATGAGCGCAAGCAGAAAGAAGTCGCCAAGCAGGCAGATCGTATTGTCGCCCATGCGAAGGAAGAAGCAGCCAATGCAGCGGCCGCTGCGAAAGAGGATCTGAAAGCCTCGATCGCGCGTCGTCTTGCGGCCGCAGAAGACCAGATCGTTTCGGCCCAATCTGCCGCCGTGAAAGAGGTGCGTGACACCGCCGCTCAGGTCGCGGTGGCTGCGGCGCGCGATGTGATCGCCAAGCAGATGACGGCGACCGAAGGCAACAGCCTGATCGACGATGCGATCAAGACGGTCGAAGCCAAGCTGCACTAA